Proteins from a single region of Candidatus Omnitrophota bacterium:
- a CDS encoding KamA family radical SAM protein — protein sequence MNPINETTQQAQEKAIALRVSLSSKENRFINFFENATPIDWEDWTWQISHRIRTKETLSEMLDLTSEEIQGIEGCGQKLTMAIPPYFASLIDPNDSNCPIRRQCIPVKDELIKSANELEDPCAEDNHSPVPGLVHRYPDRVLFLVSEMCAMYCRHCTRSRMVGEGRRKRKTSHYEDAYNYIRSNKKIRDVLISGGDPLMLSDETLEDIIKNIKAIAHVELVRIGTRVPVTMPQRITGNLVAMLKKYSPLWMSIHFNHPKEITKRVRFACELLSDNGIPLGSQTVLLKGINDKPYIMKKLMHELLKIRVRPYYIYQCDPIVGSSHFRTPISTGIGIIDKLRGHTTGYAVPKYVIDAPGGGGKIPIEPNAIISQDQNTYVLRNFAGEQYTHHDPQ from the coding sequence ATGAACCCAATTAATGAAACAACTCAACAGGCTCAAGAAAAAGCGATTGCGCTAAGAGTTAGTTTATCTTCTAAAGAGAATCGTTTTATTAATTTCTTTGAGAATGCTACTCCGATTGATTGGGAAGATTGGACTTGGCAAATTAGTCATCGTATTAGGACTAAAGAAACTTTGTCTGAGATGCTTGATTTAACTTCTGAAGAAATTCAAGGCATCGAAGGGTGTGGGCAAAAACTAACTATGGCAATTCCTCCTTATTTTGCTTCGTTAATCGATCCGAACGATTCTAATTGTCCAATTCGAAGGCAATGTATTCCTGTCAAAGATGAGTTGATAAAATCTGCCAATGAGCTAGAAGACCCATGCGCAGAAGATAATCATTCTCCTGTGCCAGGGCTTGTACATCGATATCCGGATCGAGTTTTGTTTTTAGTTAGCGAAATGTGTGCGATGTATTGCCGTCATTGTACGCGTTCGCGCATGGTTGGAGAAGGAAGGCGCAAGAGAAAAACGTCTCATTATGAAGATGCATATAATTATATTCGATCAAATAAAAAAATTCGTGATGTTTTAATTTCTGGCGGAGATCCATTGATGCTAAGCGATGAAACGCTCGAAGACATTATCAAGAACATTAAAGCTATTGCGCATGTGGAGCTTGTCCGCATTGGAACAAGGGTGCCTGTTACGATGCCGCAGCGGATCACTGGCAACTTAGTGGCTATGCTAAAGAAATATAGTCCTCTTTGGATGAGTATTCATTTTAATCATCCTAAAGAAATTACTAAACGTGTGCGTTTTGCTTGTGAGCTTTTATCTGACAATGGTATTCCTTTGGGGAGTCAGACTGTGCTTTTAAAAGGAATTAATGACAAGCCGTATATTATGAAAAAATTAATGCACGAGCTTCTCAAAATTCGCGTTCGTCCATATTATATTTATCAATGTGATCCGATTGTCGGGTCTAGCCATTTTCGCACACCAATTTCAACAGGAATTGGCATTATTGATAAATTGCGGGGGCATACTACCGGGTACGCAGTTCCCAAGTATGTTATTGACGCGCCCGGCGGCGGTGGCAAAATTCCTATCGAACCGAATGCCATTATTTCTCAAGATCAGAATACATATGTTTTGCGGAATTTTGCCGGAGAACAATATACTCATCACGATCCACAATAA
- the rpsU gene encoding 30S ribosomal protein S21: MVHNQKRKRGDLPMAEVKVTDSFEKAMRVFKKQCQREGFLMQIKEKRYYSKPSEIKRRKKAKSKRA, translated from the coding sequence ATGGTTCATAATCAAAAAAGAAAAAGAGGTGATTTACCAATGGCGGAAGTCAAAGTAACTGACAGTTTCGAAAAAGCCATGAGAGTTTTTAAAAAGCAATGCCAACGCGAAGGTTTTTTGATGCAGATCAAAGAAAAGCGTTATTACTCTAAGCCTTCAGAAATTAAAAGACGTAAAAAAGCAAAAAGTAAAAGAGCATAA
- the purH gene encoding bifunctional phosphoribosylaminoimidazolecarboxamide formyltransferase/IMP cyclohydrolase, whose amino-acid sequence MLKVKRALISVSDKTGLVEFAKGLSALGIEIISTGGTAKLLKNSGIAVKEVSDYTGFPEMLDGRVKTLHPKIHGGLLAVRSDPSHMQQIQEHDIGLIDLVVINLYPFEKVIAKKNVSLEEAIENIDIGGPSMLRSGAKNFKSVGVVCNPKRYQEILKELDANSGILPDRFLINLAVEAFGTTARYDRIIYDFLSCRFKSSDLSPLPQELVFRFSKAQDLRYGENPHQSAAFYHQSDDLTGLAKMQQLSGKELSYNNILDLNNAIDVVKDFSSPAATIIKHNNPTGVAEDKDLAKAYLMAHKCDPLSAFGGIVGLNRKVDAKTAELIFKSGFMECVVAPGYAVAALKILKKKKNLRIIELDFKDVQKKDFDFKKVKGGLLVQDQDALKVGLKDLKVVTKRKPTTAQLESLLFGWNVVKNIKSNAIVLVKGKKTVGIGCGQTSRVGSVAIAIEKAGKNAKGSLLVSDAFIPKIDNIQIAAKAGIKAIIQTGGSIADQDVIKEADYKNIVMVMTGVRHFKH is encoded by the coding sequence ATGTTGAAAGTAAAGCGTGCACTGATAAGTGTTTCTGACAAGACTGGTCTTGTTGAATTCGCTAAAGGTCTGTCTGCCCTTGGTATTGAAATCATATCAACCGGCGGGACAGCCAAGCTTTTAAAGAATTCTGGCATTGCCGTCAAAGAGGTTTCGGATTACACTGGTTTTCCAGAAATGCTTGATGGGCGCGTGAAGACGCTGCATCCCAAAATTCACGGAGGGCTTTTAGCTGTTCGTAGCGACCCTTCCCACATGCAACAAATTCAAGAGCATGATATTGGATTGATTGATTTGGTTGTTATCAATCTATATCCTTTTGAAAAAGTAATTGCAAAAAAGAACGTTAGCCTAGAAGAGGCGATTGAGAATATAGATATCGGCGGGCCTTCTATGCTGAGGTCTGGGGCAAAGAACTTTAAAAGCGTTGGCGTTGTTTGTAACCCAAAGCGTTATCAGGAAATTTTAAAAGAATTGGATGCTAATAGCGGTATTTTGCCAGATCGTTTTTTGATCAATCTGGCTGTTGAAGCTTTTGGCACGACAGCGCGCTATGATCGCATTATTTATGATTTTCTGAGTTGCCGCTTTAAGAGTAGTGATTTGTCACCTCTTCCACAAGAGCTAGTTTTTCGATTTTCTAAAGCTCAAGATCTTCGCTACGGAGAAAATCCTCATCAATCGGCTGCTTTCTATCATCAATCTGACGACTTAACTGGTTTAGCAAAGATGCAACAGTTAAGCGGAAAAGAACTTTCGTACAACAACATTCTTGATTTAAACAATGCTATTGATGTGGTCAAAGATTTTAGTTCTCCTGCGGCAACGATCATCAAACACAATAATCCAACAGGTGTGGCAGAGGACAAAGATTTAGCTAAAGCTTATTTGATGGCACACAAGTGCGATCCTCTTTCGGCTTTTGGTGGCATTGTGGGATTAAACCGAAAAGTGGACGCAAAGACAGCAGAATTAATTTTTAAAAGTGGTTTTATGGAATGTGTGGTGGCGCCTGGATATGCAGTGGCTGCTTTGAAGATTTTAAAGAAAAAAAAGAATTTAAGAATTATTGAGCTTGATTTTAAAGATGTTCAGAAGAAAGATTTTGATTTTAAGAAAGTCAAAGGGGGCCTTTTGGTTCAAGATCAGGACGCTCTTAAAGTTGGTTTGAAGGATTTAAAAGTTGTCACAAAACGTAAGCCTACAACAGCACAGTTAGAGTCTTTGCTTTTTGGATGGAATGTTGTCAAGAATATCAAGTCCAACGCAATTGTTTTGGTTAAAGGTAAAAAAACAGTTGGCATCGGATGTGGCCAGACGAGTCGGGTGGGAAGTGTTGCCATTGCTATTGAAAAAGCAGGCAAGAATGCTAAAGGCTCACTTTTGGTTTCGGATGCATTTATTCCAAAAATAGACAATATCCAGATTGCTGCAAAGGCAGGTATCAAAGCCATTATTCAAACCGGCGGTTCTATCGCCGATCAAGACGTCATTAAAGAGGCCGATTACAAGAATATTGTGATGGTCATGACTGGCGTTAGACATTTTAAGCATTAA
- a CDS encoding bifunctional folylpolyglutamate synthase/dihydrofolate synthase, translated as MVFKKTTDYLDSLINYEQKGLPYKSRTFKLSRVKKLLKTLNHPEKNFSVIHIAGTKGKGSTAAFAAYILREAGLKVGLYTSPHLFSRRERIRILKPNVSKSKLCSDLEGCISEKSLNIAISDILEKAKEESIIAKKRISFFEFFTILAFYYFAQQKIDVAVVEVGLGGRLDATNVLDSDICGITPIGLEHTEQLGNSILEIAQEKAAIIKNQTKMVVVSPQKKQALDAIKKQAQKTNTPILVAGKDFTYKLLEVDIKKQTFCLSMKKKKDIVLCTQLLGSHQIVNASVAAVMVQYFLSESFKNIAGDLSKNISCLNSRLKLQTRAEHLSIIHSTTENLEKYIVDGIKNTCWPARFEILSKRPFVVVDSAHTKDSAQKLVEAVRSIFPKQKVILVLGASRDKDVRGICSELKSIAKEIILTKSKHPRAFLFSQDFSKKLFSDKEIVIEPNAKTALAQALSRARKRDVVLVAGSVFLAAEIRRQLIKG; from the coding sequence ATGGTTTTTAAAAAAACCACCGATTATCTCGATTCCCTTATTAATTATGAACAAAAAGGTCTTCCCTACAAAAGCCGTACGTTTAAACTTTCCCGTGTTAAGAAACTTCTCAAAACTTTAAATCATCCTGAAAAGAATTTTTCTGTTATCCATATTGCCGGCACTAAAGGCAAGGGGTCGACAGCTGCTTTTGCTGCTTATATTTTAAGAGAAGCCGGATTAAAAGTCGGGCTTTATACCTCTCCTCATCTTTTTAGCCGAAGAGAACGTATCCGTATTTTAAAACCAAATGTTTCAAAGAGTAAGCTTTGCAGTGATTTAGAAGGATGTATTTCTGAAAAAAGTTTGAATATAGCGATCTCTGATATTTTGGAGAAGGCAAAAGAAGAAAGCATTATCGCAAAAAAACGTATTAGTTTCTTTGAATTCTTCACCATCTTAGCTTTTTATTATTTTGCACAACAAAAAATAGATGTTGCTGTTGTTGAGGTAGGATTAGGCGGACGATTAGATGCAACCAATGTTTTAGATTCGGATATTTGCGGGATAACGCCAATTGGCCTTGAGCACACTGAACAACTTGGAAATTCTATTTTAGAAATCGCACAAGAAAAAGCTGCTATTATTAAGAATCAAACAAAGATGGTTGTTGTTTCTCCTCAGAAAAAACAAGCCTTGGATGCGATCAAAAAACAAGCCCAGAAAACAAACACTCCTATTTTGGTAGCAGGAAAAGATTTTACTTATAAGCTGTTGGAAGTTGATATTAAAAAACAAACGTTTTGCTTGTCTATGAAAAAGAAGAAGGATATTGTTTTGTGCACGCAGCTTTTAGGGTCGCATCAAATTGTTAATGCGTCTGTTGCGGCAGTCATGGTACAATATTTTTTATCAGAAAGCTTTAAGAATATAGCGGGTGATCTGTCGAAGAATATTTCGTGCTTAAATAGCCGACTAAAGTTGCAAACTCGCGCGGAACATTTATCGATAATTCACTCAACGACTGAAAATTTAGAGAAATATATTGTTGATGGCATAAAAAATACATGTTGGCCTGCGCGTTTCGAAATTCTTTCGAAAAGACCATTTGTTGTCGTTGATAGCGCGCATACAAAAGATTCCGCGCAAAAACTTGTTGAAGCTGTTAGGAGTATTTTTCCTAAACAAAAAGTTATTTTAGTTTTAGGAGCTTCAAGAGATAAAGATGTTAGAGGTATTTGCTCAGAGCTAAAAAGTATTGCTAAAGAAATAATCTTAACAAAATCAAAACACCCAAGAGCATTTTTGTTTTCTCAAGATTTTTCTAAAAAACTTTTTAGTGATAAAGAAATTGTAATTGAGCCGAATGCAAAAACGGCATTGGCTCAAGCGCTAAGCAGGGCTAGAAAAAGAGATGTTGTTTTAGTTGCAGGCTCTGTTTTTCTTGCTGCCGAGATAAGAAGGCAATTGATTAAAGGGTAA
- the mnmE gene encoding tRNA uridine-5-carboxymethylaminomethyl(34) synthesis GTPase MnmE, whose translation MYQESLNDTISAISTPQGQGGIGIVRLSGKEALKIADKIFVAKNNKKPSSFSTYSVHYGKVIDANDDAQVIDEALIIVMKAPKSYTAEDVVEISCHGGIASLKKILSLTLESGARLAQPGEFTKRAFLNGRMDLTQAEAVLDVIQAKTEAFLRTSVNQLKGDLTFELESIRELLMNVYIEIEAIVNFPEDDIDTLSRQGLMDRIDSVIKRVDVLLLSSEQGRIMKEGVKVVICGKPNVGKSSLLNVLLRTPRAIVSDVKGTTRDTIEEFAQIKGIPLQLVDTAGILHPRNSIEREAVRRSHLNIDQAELVLFMVDISERISKEDQQIIDKIKGKNVIVVLNKSDKKMRADVETIKKQLESSLQVKISAVNKQGIDVLEESLVRNILHGTEFQDSRIMISNVRQIESLKKCLFSIQNAKQHFFDQLSLEFVSEEIKLAIDFLDEITGKNISQDLLDKIFSSFCIGK comes from the coding sequence ATGTATCAAGAAAGTTTAAACGACACAATTTCAGCAATCTCAACGCCTCAAGGACAAGGGGGAATTGGAATTGTGCGCCTAAGTGGCAAAGAAGCTTTAAAAATTGCGGATAAAATCTTTGTTGCCAAAAATAACAAAAAACCATCCAGTTTCTCTACCTATAGTGTTCATTACGGAAAAGTTATTGATGCTAATGATGATGCACAAGTTATTGACGAGGCATTGATTATTGTGATGAAGGCTCCAAAAAGTTATACGGCTGAAGATGTTGTTGAGATTAGTTGTCATGGTGGGATTGCATCTTTAAAGAAGATTTTGAGTCTGACTCTTGAAAGTGGTGCGCGTTTAGCTCAGCCCGGAGAATTTACAAAAAGAGCTTTTTTAAATGGCCGCATGGATTTAACACAAGCTGAAGCGGTTTTGGATGTTATTCAGGCAAAAACAGAGGCATTCTTAAGAACGAGCGTTAATCAACTTAAGGGGGATTTGACGTTTGAGCTTGAATCAATTCGAGAACTTTTAATGAATGTGTATATCGAAATTGAGGCGATTGTTAATTTTCCAGAAGATGATATTGATACTTTGAGTCGTCAGGGATTGATGGATCGCATTGATTCTGTTATCAAAAGAGTTGATGTGCTGTTACTTTCGAGTGAGCAGGGACGTATTATGAAAGAGGGGGTAAAGGTTGTTATCTGTGGAAAACCTAATGTTGGAAAATCTTCTTTGCTTAATGTCTTATTGCGCACGCCGCGCGCAATTGTAAGTGATGTTAAAGGGACGACACGCGACACGATTGAAGAATTTGCTCAAATTAAAGGAATCCCTTTGCAGCTTGTGGATACGGCAGGGATTTTACATCCGCGTAATTCAATTGAAAGAGAAGCTGTCCGTCGGAGTCATCTTAATATTGATCAGGCAGAGCTTGTTCTTTTTATGGTTGATATTTCTGAGCGCATTTCTAAAGAAGACCAACAGATTATCGATAAAATAAAAGGAAAGAATGTTATTGTTGTTTTAAACAAGAGTGACAAAAAGATGCGTGCGGATGTTGAAACGATCAAGAAACAATTAGAAAGCAGTTTGCAGGTTAAGATTTCTGCTGTAAACAAGCAAGGCATTGATGTCTTAGAAGAAAGCCTTGTTAGAAATATTCTGCATGGAACAGAGTTTCAAGATTCTAGAATTATGATTAGCAATGTTCGCCAGATTGAATCTCTCAAGAAATGCTTATTTTCTATTCAAAATGCCAAACAACATTTTTTTGACCAGTTATCTTTAGAATTTGTATCTGAGGAAATCAAGTTGGCTATTGATTTTTTGGATGAAATAACAGGAAAGAATATCTCCCAAGATCTTTTAGATAAGATCTTCTCTTCATTTTGTATCGGAAAATAA
- a CDS encoding PilZ domain-containing protein: protein MNKRLNARYECRVPLLDEKREVLSSSQTTDISKSGVGFVSACFIPANTNMMVELSLTRDGSPVLVQGRVKWVERMKNSSNFRVGMVFPDISPQAESRIENCFKD from the coding sequence ATGAATAAAAGACTAAATGCTCGCTATGAGTGTCGTGTTCCTTTGTTGGATGAAAAGAGAGAAGTTCTCTCTAGTAGCCAGACTACTGATATTAGCAAGTCTGGTGTTGGTTTCGTTTCTGCTTGTTTTATCCCCGCGAATACTAATATGATGGTTGAACTTTCGCTGACAAGAGACGGCTCGCCTGTCTTGGTTCAGGGAAGAGTAAAATGGGTTGAAAGAATGAAAAATTCTTCGAATTTTCGTGTTGGCATGGTTTTTCCAGACATATCACCGCAAGCGGAGTCCCGTATAGAGAATTGTTTTAAAGATTAG
- a CDS encoding PilZ domain-containing protein, which yields MTKGYQDQRLFDRVNIRFPVRLSRENSHDCCNTVVRDVSAQGVRIYSPEKLSIFDRLSLSVDIPGSSEPLGVDGHVVWASGESTNSWQAGVKFDYPNLMKTGIILHAFQ from the coding sequence GTGACCAAGGGTTATCAGGATCAACGTCTTTTTGATCGTGTCAATATTCGATTTCCGGTTAGGCTTTCAAGAGAAAATTCTCATGACTGTTGCAATACGGTTGTTCGAGATGTTTCGGCACAAGGAGTTAGGATCTATTCACCTGAAAAACTCTCTATTTTTGATAGACTTTCTTTATCTGTTGATATCCCTGGTTCGTCCGAACCTTTAGGGGTTGATGGGCACGTTGTTTGGGCTTCTGGTGAATCAACAAATTCTTGGCAAGCTGGAGTTAAGTTTGATTACCCGAACTTAATGAAAACAGGAATAATTCTGCACGCCTTCCAGTAG
- a CDS encoding extracellular solute-binding protein — MRKIFLFLFCVAFFLAGCSQRNQANVVNVWHWMIDRQETFLELAQQYKEQTGIEVKFELYAPSETYSRKIIAAAQARVLPDIYGILGDKKKLASFINSGFVADLTKDFEGNGGAWEKSIFSKALDSNRFEEGNVYSVNSGIYGVPIDVMNIQMLYNKDLLAKAGIKRYPKTFTEFMEDIAALNRIGIEGLISGWGETWMVDCFASNYAFNIMGEEKVMATYKGDVPYTDEDWIKVFTLFKDLRENNALAQGIVTKGNKYAEQDFALGRSAFAFNGSWCVNVYNEMDQNLNYGVMLPPVVNEERPMQIWGGAGSSFVVNDSSKNKQQAINFLKWLTAKEQQAFLSKKTKNLPANRYALSSIPEILSQFASAMDKTTHPSIWKYNEDAMVQETFDRGIQSIIIGEKTPEEVAQAVQAMKVREMEKAQKRMKRQ; from the coding sequence ATGAGAAAAATTTTTTTATTTCTTTTTTGTGTTGCTTTTTTCTTAGCAGGCTGTTCGCAGAGAAACCAAGCAAATGTTGTTAATGTTTGGCATTGGATGATTGATCGCCAAGAAACCTTCCTAGAGCTTGCTCAACAATATAAAGAACAAACAGGTATTGAAGTTAAGTTTGAACTATATGCTCCATCCGAGACGTATTCAAGAAAAATTATAGCTGCGGCGCAAGCACGTGTATTACCAGACATTTACGGCATTTTAGGTGACAAAAAGAAGCTCGCTTCTTTTATCAATAGTGGATTTGTGGCTGATTTAACCAAAGACTTTGAGGGCAATGGTGGAGCTTGGGAAAAAAGTATTTTTTCAAAAGCGCTAGATTCGAATCGTTTTGAAGAAGGAAATGTTTATAGTGTTAATTCAGGTATTTATGGAGTCCCGATTGATGTTATGAATATCCAAATGCTATACAACAAAGATCTTCTTGCTAAAGCTGGCATTAAGCGATATCCAAAAACTTTTACAGAATTTATGGAAGATATTGCTGCGCTTAACCGCATCGGAATTGAAGGTCTTATTTCTGGATGGGGAGAAACTTGGATGGTTGACTGTTTTGCGTCTAACTATGCGTTTAATATTATGGGTGAAGAAAAAGTGATGGCAACATACAAAGGGGACGTTCCTTATACGGACGAAGATTGGATTAAAGTATTTACATTATTTAAAGATTTAAGAGAAAATAATGCTTTGGCTCAGGGTATTGTAACTAAAGGTAATAAGTATGCTGAGCAAGATTTTGCTTTAGGGCGTAGTGCATTTGCTTTTAATGGATCTTGGTGTGTCAATGTTTATAATGAGATGGATCAAAATTTAAATTATGGCGTGATGTTACCGCCTGTAGTTAACGAAGAAAGGCCGATGCAGATTTGGGGTGGAGCAGGGTCTTCTTTTGTTGTGAATGATAGCTCTAAGAATAAACAGCAAGCTATTAATTTTCTAAAATGGCTTACGGCTAAAGAGCAGCAGGCTTTTTTATCTAAAAAAACAAAAAATTTACCAGCTAATCGTTATGCGTTATCATCGATTCCAGAAATTCTTTCGCAATTTGCAAGTGCAATGGACAAAACCACGCATCCTTCTATTTGGAAGTATAATGAGGACGCGATGGTTCAAGAGACGTTTGATAGAGGGATTCAGTCAATTATTATTGGCGAAAAAACGCCTGAAGAAGTGGCCCAAGCTGTTCAAGCGATGAAAGTTCGCGAGATGGAAAAAGCTCAAAAGAGAATGAAGAGGCAATGA
- a CDS encoding sugar ABC transporter permease, which yields MKNKTFDKFSFLKFKDATENYFFIFPALAIFAVFYIYPFFEIFNLSLHEWNGISLTRDFIGISNFKEIMQDKVWWSSMWHAGYITLIALTLQNMLAFALALSCDRDIRMRKFYRVVFYLPPVLSEIVVGLIWQWILNSGMQSGQPIGLLNYFLTKVHLNHLVHHWLSDPKTALTCIAVVHSWKGFGWGFIILLAGLQTIDRQLYEAAYVDGAGAFSTFKNITVPMMIPVFVMVMILTILGSMQVFVLVLSMVGQGLVYHTEVPVTRILSSMTGASRFGYACAQGIVFGLILMMSAFILNKISKKAKQ from the coding sequence ATGAAAAATAAGACGTTTGATAAGTTTTCATTTTTAAAGTTTAAAGATGCTACTGAAAACTATTTTTTTATTTTTCCTGCGCTTGCGATTTTTGCGGTTTTTTATATTTATCCATTTTTTGAGATTTTTAACTTATCTTTGCATGAGTGGAATGGAATTAGTTTAACACGTGATTTTATTGGCATAAGCAATTTTAAAGAAATTATGCAAGACAAAGTGTGGTGGTCATCGATGTGGCATGCAGGATACATCACGCTTATTGCATTAACGCTTCAAAATATGTTGGCTTTTGCCCTTGCTTTGTCATGTGATCGCGATATTCGTATGCGCAAGTTTTATCGTGTTGTTTTTTATTTGCCACCTGTTTTGTCTGAGATCGTTGTTGGTTTAATTTGGCAATGGATTTTAAATTCTGGCATGCAATCTGGTCAGCCGATTGGTCTTTTGAATTATTTCTTAACTAAGGTTCATCTGAATCATCTTGTTCATCATTGGCTTTCTGATCCTAAGACAGCCTTGACATGTATTGCTGTTGTTCATAGTTGGAAAGGATTTGGTTGGGGTTTTATTATTTTATTAGCAGGTTTGCAAACAATTGACCGCCAGCTTTATGAAGCCGCTTATGTTGATGGGGCAGGCGCATTCAGCACGTTTAAAAATATTACAGTTCCGATGATGATTCCAGTTTTTGTGATGGTTATGATTCTGACGATTTTAGGGTCGATGCAGGTTTTTGTTTTGGTGCTTTCGATGGTTGGTCAGGGACTAGTGTATCACACAGAGGTCCCGGTTACCCGCATTTTAAGTTCGATGACAGGGGCGAGTCGTTTTGGATATGCTTGTGCGCAGGGTATTGTTTTTGGTTTGATTTTAATGATGAGTGCGTTTATACTCAATAAGATATCAAAGAAAGCTAAGCAATAA
- a CDS encoding carbohydrate ABC transporter permease, with protein MIINRYKAIKVIGSIFTHTFLMAVAMTCLFPLFWMFRSALMTNQTIFVDKGLIPSSVHFQNFYLAWTKGGFGMYFVNSVIYTVCVVFGIVLVSSLAAYAFSRLKFPGKNFFFYMFLAAMMIPLPGSFVPLYVLMNKLHLANTRIGYILCMINVGLSLSIYLLKTFFDKMPSDLEDAARMDGCSKLGIWLHVALPLARPAIAVIVIFNTLNVWNEYVLAMLLLNDKSLMPLQRGLMVFQGTHSVDYPLLMAGLTITVAPVILVYLFMQKHIIKGLSSGAIVG; from the coding sequence TTGATTATTAATCGTTACAAGGCAATTAAAGTTATTGGTTCAATCTTTACGCATACATTTTTAATGGCTGTGGCCATGACTTGCTTGTTTCCTCTTTTTTGGATGTTTCGTTCGGCGTTAATGACAAATCAGACCATATTTGTCGATAAAGGACTTATTCCAAGTTCTGTTCATTTTCAAAATTTTTATTTAGCTTGGACTAAAGGCGGCTTTGGAATGTATTTTGTGAACAGCGTTATTTATACTGTGTGTGTTGTCTTTGGCATTGTTCTTGTTTCATCTTTAGCAGCTTATGCATTTTCACGGCTAAAATTTCCGGGAAAAAATTTCTTTTTTTATATGTTTTTAGCTGCTATGATGATTCCCTTACCTGGAAGCTTTGTTCCGCTGTATGTTTTAATGAATAAACTTCATTTGGCGAATACGCGTATTGGGTATATTTTATGCATGATTAACGTCGGGCTTTCGTTAAGCATTTATCTGCTCAAAACGTTTTTTGATAAAATGCCATCGGATTTAGAAGATGCTGCGCGTATGGATGGATGCTCAAAGCTTGGCATATGGCTGCACGTGGCTTTGCCTTTGGCACGTCCAGCAATTGCTGTTATTGTTATTTTTAACACGCTCAATGTTTGGAATGAGTACGTTCTAGCCATGTTGCTTTTAAATGATAAATCGCTTATGCCTTTGCAACGTGGTTTGATGGTTTTTCAAGGGACGCATAGTGTAGATTATCCGCTTTTGATGGCAGGCTTGACGATTACGGTTGCGCCTGTTATTTTAGTGTATCTCTTTATGCAAAAACATATTATAAAAGGTCTATCGTCAGGAGCAATTGTCGGATGA